The following coding sequences lie in one Lolium perenne isolate Kyuss_39 chromosome 2, Kyuss_2.0, whole genome shotgun sequence genomic window:
- the LOC127334711 gene encoding uncharacterized protein, whose amino-acid sequence MRSPRRRSNQVSHLEVYLSKASLEERGPVWMTSSMTLPHGGPFDKEVMTALQDDIHTHRLDGQSSNYTCIEDLGAFGPAYSGEMEPASRAGSGRWIQPASSLWVLVLFWLPIVLSGINRVGVQ is encoded by the exons ATGAGAAGTCCAAGAAGAAGGAGCAATCAAGTCTCTCATCTGGAGGTATATCTTTCAAAGGCTTCCCTTGAGGAAAGAGGGCCGGTATGGATGACATCCTCAAT GACCTTACCTCATGGCGGCCCTTTTGACAAAGAGGTTATGACGGCTCTTCAGGATG ATATACATACACATCGACTGGATGGCCAGAGCAGCAACTACACATGTATTGAGGACTTGGGAGCATTTGGTCCCGCTTACAG cggAGAAATGGAGCCGGCCAGCAGAGCTGGCTCTGGTCGCTGGATCCAGCCAGCAAGTAGCCTGTGGGTTTTGGTACTTTTCTGGTTGCCTATTGTGTTGTCTGGGATCAATCGTGTGGGAGTGCAATGA
- the LOC127334714 gene encoding uncharacterized protein isoform X1: MQPRRAGHLVQPRARRPAPHKQGSTPARTCCRRWFADVDQESLSRPSTSTSPPPPQFRLCSTESKTTTYEKENIDYQTYFYARPRGEPKEEIPRSEFCRYTGRNLFQWQRWPLLGLHVIGELRIVAFSASIGLLSGKPHVLLWSRLVEHSSSTREWTSSELVIKKNRDFLLG, encoded by the exons ATGCAGCCCCGACGAGCAGGCCATCTAGTCCAACCTCGAGCTCGCCGTCCAGCCCCGCACAAG CAAGGCTCGACGCCTGCAAGGACTTGCTGCCGACGATGGTTCGCCGATGTGGACCAAGAGTCGTTGTCCAGGCCCTCCACCAGCACATCGCCGCCACCCCCTCAATTCCGGTTATGCTCCACCGAGAGCAAGACCACCACGTACGAGAAG GAGAACATTGACTACCAAACATACTTTTATGCTAGGCCAAGAGGCGAACCTAAAGAAGAAATACCGAGGTCTGAATTCTGCAG ATATACTGGGAGAAATCTTTTCCAGTGGCAGCGGTGGCCTCTTCTTGGTCTTCATGTTATAGGTGAGCTTCGGATTGTTGCCTTCTCTGCTAGTATTGGGCTTCTGTCTGGTAAGCCACATGTTCTCCTATGGTCTCGGCTAGTAGAGCATTCATCCTCAACTAGGGAGTGGACGTCTAGTGAACTAGTTATAAAAAAAAATCGGGATTTTTTGCTCGGTTAG
- the LOC127334714 gene encoding uncharacterized protein isoform X2 → MQPRRAGHLVQPRARRPAPHKQGSTPARTCCRRWFADVDQESLSRPSTSTSPPPPQFRLCSTESKTTTYEKENIDYQTYFYARPRGEPKEEIPRSEFCRYTGRNLFQWQRWPLLGLHVIAFILCPTKKIRSSAIMALSLWSAEDTSPAATPYELRFLNQW, encoded by the exons ATGCAGCCCCGACGAGCAGGCCATCTAGTCCAACCTCGAGCTCGCCGTCCAGCCCCGCACAAG CAAGGCTCGACGCCTGCAAGGACTTGCTGCCGACGATGGTTCGCCGATGTGGACCAAGAGTCGTTGTCCAGGCCCTCCACCAGCACATCGCCGCCACCCCCTCAATTCCGGTTATGCTCCACCGAGAGCAAGACCACCACGTACGAGAAG GAGAACATTGACTACCAAACATACTTTTATGCTAGGCCAAGAGGCGAACCTAAAGAAGAAATACCGAGGTCTGAATTCTGCAG ATATACTGGGAGAAATCTTTTCCAGTGGCAGCGGTGGCCTCTTCTTGGTCTTCATGTTATAG CATTTATCCTCTGCCCAACTAAGAAGATCAGATCAAGCGCCATCATGGCACTGTCATTGTGGAGTGCTGAGGACACAAGCCCTGCCGCGACACCGTACGAGCTGCGCTTCTTGAACCAGTGGTAG